Genomic segment of Candidatus Flexicrinis affinis:
AGGCCGGGTTTCATGCGTCCGAATGCCCCGAGGCGCGGCAGGTCGTCAGTTGTCAACCACAGGTGATGCGGGCACACGCCAAGCGTAACCGGCAGCCCTTCTGCTTTGGCCGCGCGCAGCAGGTCGATCTCGAACGCCGTCGAAATATGCACAAAGTGCGTGCGCCGGCGATATCTGCGCATCAGCGCCAAGATTTCGGCAACCGTCTCCCCCTCAGCATGAACAAGGATCGGCTTGTCGAAGTCCCACGCCGCAAAGTGGCGCTCGCGCACGGCTTGATCGGCGATCAGCAGGTCGCCAGTCGTCTCGTTGCAATACATCTTCAGGCCGGCCACTTCAACACCGACCATGGAATACGCCGCTGTGTTGTCGACAGACGACGCACCGAAGTAGATCCCGTAGTCGCACACGGCCTGCGCGGCCATGTCGGCCTGTTTCACAGCCAGTGCATCCGGCGAGATCGTCTCCGGCGGCGTGTTCGGCATATCGCACACGAGCCAGTATCCACCTGCCACTGCAGCCTGCGTCTCGGACAGGAAATCGCCTTTGTGAGACCAGTGCATCCCGCGCAGGTGCACGTGCAGGTCGATCAACGCTGGCAGTTCAACCCGTTGACCCATCAGTCCACATCCGCCCCGAGGACGAGCGCCAAGAGCGCCATGCGGACGAACATACCGTTCTCCATCTCCTGAAAATACACCGCGCGCGGGTTCTGATCCAGGAGATCGTGATCGGCGAGCGAGCCCATTTCGTGCTTCCGTGGAAGTGGATGCATCAGAATCACGTCCCGCCGAAACTGGTTGAGCAGCGCCGGAGTCATGATGAACCGGTCGCGAACGGCCTCGTAGTCGGCAGGGCGCTCGAAACGCTCGTGCTGAACACGCGTCCAGTAGATGACGTCCGTCTCGCTCACGACTTCTCGCAGGTCTTCGGTCTCGTGTACTTGGATCCCGCGTGCCGTGACATAGTCGAGCACGGCATCCGGCATGCGTAGAACCGA
This window contains:
- a CDS encoding dihydroorotase family protein, producing MGQRVELPALIDLHVHLRGMHWSHKGDFLSETQAAVAGGYWLVCDMPNTPPETISPDALAVKQADMAAQAVCDYGIYFGASSVDNTAAYSMVGVEVAGLKMYCNETTGDLLIADQAVRERHFAAWDFDKPILVHAEGETVAEILALMRRYRRRTHFVHISTAFEIDLLRAAKAEGLPVTLGVCPHHLWLTTDDLPRLGAFGRMKPGLKSPADREALWDAIADGTVDVVESDHAPHTVAEKRSDRPPYGVPGLPTTVPLMLTAVGEGRLSLERAIDLMSEGPARVLGVERPQDSGCVVDLDAPWVIDGTRLPGRCGWSPYDGMRVTARVKETFIRGNTVYEGGRVVALPGAGRGVWPQLADA